A region of the Oncorhynchus clarkii lewisi isolate Uvic-CL-2024 chromosome 29, UVic_Ocla_1.0, whole genome shotgun sequence genome:
cagaccacaccaccctctggagagccctgcgggtGTTGCAGTAGCCATATCAGGTggtgatgctctcaatggtgcatctgtaaacgtttgttGGTCTTAGGGGCTGAGCTGAATTTCTtgagcttcctgaggttgaagatgtGCTGTTGTGCAGCCTTCACCATACTGtctgtgagtggaccatttcagattgtcagtaatgtgtacactgaggaacttgatgCGTTTTACCTTCTCCACTGCGATCCCGTCAACGTGGAtaggggagtgctccctctgctgttttctgaagtccactatcagcttctttgttttgttgagggagaggttattttcctgtcaCCACTCCGCCAGgcccctcaccacctccctgtaggctctgttgttggtaatcaggcctacctaCCACTGTCGTCCGTAAACTTGATAATTAAGTTGGAGGcctgtggccacgcagtcatgggagtacaggagggggctgaacacgcatccttgtggggcccggCCCCTGTGTTGCAGCtcagtgttgtggtgttgttgccTATCTTCACCAACTATGGATGGCCTGTtagggttcagacccaggtccCTGTAAGACTGAGGAAACCAATGATGTGGGACCACTGAATTAATACTGTCCCCTGTTTTTGTTTGAGTGGAATCTAACTGTAGTCCTCTGAAATGCATAAATTAAAGATTTCTTGCATTTCATTCAAATTAATTATTTTAAATGGGTTTTTTTAACAGCTCCTTTGCCTCATTGGAGAGGGCTTTGGCTCCTTCAGCAGGGATGTTTGTGGTGCTGTCATTAATGTTCGAGCCAAAGGTGACAAAATTGCCATCTGGACCACCGATACAGAGAATGGGGAAGCAGTTACCTATATTGGGTAAGTCTGACATTATTCAGTGTGGCCGGACCACTCGTTTCTGTAGTGTCATGACTACCCTGATTCACAGGTGTCTTGACAGACTAGTCATATTTGCCTTGAACAGTCATGGATTTTATCTGCCGGCTTCACTCCAGTTACAGCTAGGCTTGGGCCAAATCCCACAGAAGCCAGATGTGTCCTGTTGGCCATCATGTTGTAAACTATAATTGTTCACGATGAGGACATTTGCATAGCAACCTAATGAAAAATGGATTTCCATTAGACCAAGGAAAGACCTAATGGTGCAATCCATTGCTCCCAGGATATTAGTATTACATATAGCATTGGCTACAAATAATTGGCATCAACCATTTCCCCCATACATCCAGATTTAAcagcttttctttattttcaaaGCTATCTTTGTTTGATCATGTGATTGGTCAGTTAAATTAATGTTTTACCGTGTGATTCATATTTTCAGACGAAAGTACAAGGAAGGACTAGGCCTACCTCCAAAACTCGTCATTGGATATCAAGCTCATGCAGACACAGCCACCAAAAGCAATTCAATAACGAAGAACAAGTTTGTGGTGTAGAAATGTTTTTTTCCAAGTCTCCTATAGCAAAGGAAAAGTCTGCTCTTTATGTTTTTCTGTACTGTAATTTAAGTTTTGTATTTGTGCTTAATTCATTACCTTATTTAAATAGTAACTTTGGCGTGATACATGTGGGAGACATTGTTTCTTTTGACATTCTTTTGTGGCctacaaaataaaatgtatatgaTTGTATTTGTCTTTGGAATGTTCTTCAGATCTTGGAATTGTATTTGACACTACACTAACCCCTGAATTTGGTCTGCCATTTCAGTGCATAACTAAGATTTGGGaagtaccttttttttttttttttcctcgaATTTACTCAACTACAACGAACTTGAAAAAGGAGTGACCAAAGATTGGCTCCATCTCCTAAAGGAAATGGACTGCCCTCCTAGTTAATGTTTCATCTTGTTCAGATGCGGGGTTTGGCAAAACCATTGAGCTGAATTAATTTGAGACTAGAATTGCAGGAGAGTCTTTGTTCCAACAGCATTACATTTTTGTTCTATCAGTTGTATTTCTTTGGTTCGTCTGAAATCAAGGTAAGATTCTCTTGCCTCAGCTCTTCATATGATGGATAGTGTTATTGTATACCATTAAATGCAAACACAAACATTGTGCTTTTGGGAAATTAACTATATATACAATCTTATCACCTGTTTCACATGTTTACTAAAGATGCATTAGCTTAAATGTATGCTGTGGAAATATATTTATCAATTATTTTGAAGGAAACTAATTTTAGTGTATTCATAAAGTAAAGACTAAGGAACTAGGTAAGAGTACATACTTGGAAGATGTTTGCTTTCAATTGTGTTATGGGAATTATGTGACCTGGGGCACCTGAGTGGTGCAAGGTGCTGGAGATGtcactacagacaacctggtttgaatccaggctgtatcacaactggctttgattgggagtcccgtaggctggtgcacaattggcccagcgtcatctgggtgtggccattgtaaataagaattggttcccTAACCCTTGTCaagttaaaggtaaaaaaaaaatatatataaaaaaataatttgcTCTCAGACATTACTATGCCATGTGAAATGAAATGGTTGATGGTAGCCTTGTAATCCATCCTCCTTGGGTTTCATTATTGTAATATCCAATAACTTTTGCCAGTCACAGCAACCATAGACTCATCTACTGTGGATGTACAGTATCAGATTTTCGCACCAATCAGTTTAATTTCTTAGTTGGGCACACATTTGAAAGTTAGGTTGGTATAGGCTTGGCATGCCGACCTCTGCATAACCTGTTCAGTATCCTTTTCCAGAGAGTGTTCTAGCAGGCTTTTGCTCAATAGCACAATCCTGCTCTAGCATTTTTCCAGGATAATTAGCCAGACGCAGGCAGTTATTACTCCCTCTCCATGGTGACCGGGTACACTGGCCACAGCATTGCACTAGCAGGAAGGAAGAGCAGTGGAGTGTGACGCCGCTCTCAGTGCATGTCACTCCTACTGTGCATCTACAAGAGGGAAAAAGACTACAACAATAGGAGCTCAGACACTTGTAATGCTTTTATACCCCAAAGGGTTCACGGTGCAGAGCGACTTTTTCCTCCGTGTTCTACATTGGACAAGATCTAACAATGGCAGTCATTAGGGCCAAACATGGTTAGctatatttcattaacctttaaaacattgtctttttttatttttttttacaggatTGTGCAAGACAATTGACTTGCCAAACTAAGAATATACACATTTCCAATTCTCTCTTTAATGGACTTCTCACACTGTTTTTCAGAACAGCATGAGTCAGAAACAAGGCGACAGCCAGAGTCACTGGAGGGGACAAGACTGAGGTTAACTCTGAAGTCTAATGTGCTGAGAGAACAAGCCCCTCTTGAGAGCTAAACGATGAGATTTTACCTGTATTACCTGGTGCTTTTGAGCTTCAGTTCTGTCATCTCCACCTATGGGCCTCATCAGAGAGCACAGAAGACTGGGGATATTCTGCTGGGCGGGCTGTTTCCAATGCACTTTGGTGTTACCTCCAAAGACCAAGACCTGGCAGCGCGGCCAGAATCCACAGAGTGTGTACGGTAAGTTTGAGGCTATGTTTATTTTTATGCGAAACTGTATAAAACTATGCTTTGTGCTAACTGACGATGAAATgttctttaaatatatatattgatgtaTTGCAGTCAGTATTATTGGATTGTACTTCATGAAAAACAAAAGGTATCTAAATGTATGTTATGGTGTGCCGCCCCTTGCAGGTACAATTTCCGGGGATTCCGTTGGCTTCAGGCCATGATTTTTGCGATAGAGGAGATCAACAATAGCAGTACTCTCCTGCCCAACATCACACTGGGCTACAGGATCTTTGACACCTGCAACACCGTGTCCAAGGCCCTGGAGGCTACCCTCAGTTTCGTAGCACAGAATAAGATTGACTCTCTGAACTTGGATGAATTCTGTAACTGCACAGATCACATCCCTTCGACTATAGCAGTGGTGGGGGCTTCTGGGTCAGCAGTCTCCACTGCTGTTGCCAATCTGTTGGGCCTCTTCTACATCCCACAGGTGAGTTACAATCTCAATTCCAATTTCCTGATTTCTTTAAATCGATCAACAACAAATCACAGTAACTTTATTCCCCCTGTACTGCTGCAGATCAGCTATGCCTCTTCCAGTCGCCTGCTGAGCAACAAGAACCAGTTCAAATCCTTCATGAGGACCATTCCCACAGATGAGCACCAGGCCACTGCCATGGCAGATATCATCGACTACTTCCAATGGAATTGGGTCATTGCAGTGGCGTCTGATGATGAGTATGGACGTCCAGGGATTGAAAAATTTGAGAAAGAGATGGAAGAACGAGACATTTGTATCCATCTGAGTGAGctgatctctcagtactttgagGAGTGGCAGATCCAAGGATTGGTTGACCGTATTGAGAACTCCTCAGCTAAAGTTATAGTCGTTTTCGCCAGTGGGCCTGACATTGAGCCTCTAATCAAAGAGATGGTCAGACGGAACATCACAGACCGCATCTGGTTGGCCAGCGAGGCTTGGGCAACCACCTCCCTCATCGCCAAACCAGAGTACCTTGATGTTGTAGTTGGGACCATTGGCTTTGCACTCAGAGCAGGCGAAATACCTGGCTTCAAGGACTTCTTACAAGAGGTCACACCAAAGAAATCCAGCCACAATGAGTTTGTCAGGGAGTTTTGGGAGGAGACTTTTAACTGCTATCTGGAAGACAgccagagactgagagacagtgagaatgGGAGCACCAGTTTCAGACCATTGTGTACTGGAGAGGAGGACATTATGGGTGCAGAGACCCCATATCTGGATTACACTCATCTTCGTATTTCCTATAATGTGTATGTTGCAGTTCACTCCATTGCACAGGCCCTGCAGGACATTCTCACTTGCATTCCTGGACGGGGTCTTTTTTCCAACAACTCATGTGCAGATATAAAGAAAATAGAAGCATGGCAGGTAAATGGATACTTTAAAAAGAGTAGGAAATCTAATGACTAACATTGACACATCCATTTGTATACTCTTTTTGTTTGCTCCCAGCTTTGTTGAACCCTTTGTATACTTTCCTATATCCCTTCCTGATCAAATATCTGGCTCTGTGTTACAGGTTCTCAAGCAGCTCAGACATTTAAACTTCTCAAACAGTATGGGAGAAAAGGTACATTTTGATGAGAATGCTGATCCGTCAGGAAACTACACCATTATCAATTGGCACCGGTCTCCTGAGGATGGTTCTGTTGTGTTTGAAGAGGTCGGTTTCTACAACATGCGAGCTAAGAGAGGAGTTCAACTTTTCATTGATAACACAAAGATTCTGTGGAATGGATATAATACTGAGGTATGTTGCTCCAAACAGGGACAATCAACATAGGACTTTCTGATTTGCAGGTTTTGCATGGGTGGAGTTTTggcttgcctggtgacatcaccaggcggtgtgaatttatttgtatttatttaaccttaatttaactaggcaagccagctaagaacaaattcttatttacaatgacggcctaccaaaattaATATAgaacaataataaataaataaattagtaaATTAATATAGACCAATAAAAAAGCTCaatctctctgccaataacagctagtttacAGATTACACATCCATCcccctcagaccactcccagacagtcctattCTTGCTTGAGAAAGTGTTTTGCTAAAAAGCCATTTTTGTtgctttttgaccattttaatggaCAACTATTACCGTAAggcacttaattgttacccagaaaggatttttttaaaatgtattcttCCTAAAATACAGTATGTGCTGCATTTTGTTTTTATTGTGTCTGTATCCAAAATCATATGATGCATGATCTTTGTCTGGGTTTCTGTCATTTCATTAGGTGCCATTCTCTAACTGTAGTGAAGATTGTGAACCAGGCACCAGAAAGGGGATCATAGAAAGCATGCCAACGTGTTGCTTTGAATGTACAGAATGCTCAGAAGGAGAGTATAGTGATCACAAAGGTaagaaagacagtgaaaaatcTGAACTACCCCATTATATAAATCTGTAACTATTTCATGTTTTTCtcaaaaatacaaacactactTCTCTATTCCTgcagatgccagtgtttgtaccAAGTGTCCCAATGACTCATGGTCTAATGAGAACCACACATCCTGTTTCCTGAAGGAGATAGAGTTTCTGTCTTGGACAGAGCCCTTTGGGATCGCCTTGGCATTATGCTCTGTGCTGGGGGTATTCTTGACAGCATTCGTGATGGGAGTGTTTATCAGATTTCGCAACACCCCAATTGTTAAGGCCACAAACAGAGAGCTATCCTACCTCCTCCTGTTCTCACTTATCTGCTGTTTCTCCAGCTCCCTCATCTTCATTGGTGAACCCCAGGACTGGACATGCCGTCTACGCCAGCCTGCATTCGGGATAAGTTTTGTTCTCTGCATCTCCTGCATCCTGGTCAAAACTAACCGAGTACTTCTAGTGTTCGAAGCAAAGATCCCCACCAGTCTCCATCGTAAGTGGTGGGGGCTAAACTTGCAGTTCCTGTTGGTGTTCCTGTTCACATTTGTGCAAGTGATGATATGTGTGGTCTGGCTTTACAATGCTCCTCCGGCGAGCTACAGGAACCATGACATTGATGAGATAATTTTCATTACATGCAATGAGGGCTCTATGATGGCGCTTGGCTTCCTAATTGGGTACACATGCCTGCTGGCAGCCATATGCTTCTTCTTTGCATTTAAATCACGAAAACTGCCAGAGAATTTTACCGAGGCTAAGTTCATCACCTTCAGCATGCTCATCTTCTTCATCGTCTGGATCTCTTTCATCCCTGCCTACTTCAGCACTTATGGAAAGTTTGTGTCGGCTGTGGAGGTCATCGCCATACTAGCCTCCAGCTTTGGACTGCTGGCCTGTattttcttcaataaagtctaCATCATCCTCTTCAAACCGTCCAGGAACACTATAGAGGAGGTTCGCTGTAGCACTGCGGCCCATTCTTTCAAAGTGGCAGCCAAGGCTACTCTGAGACACAGCTCAGCCTCCAGGAAGAGGTCCAGCAGTGTGGGGGGATCCTGCGCCTCAACTCCCTCCTCATCCATCAGCCTCAAGACCAATGACAATGACTCCCCATCAGGTCAGCAGAGAATCCATAAGCCAAGAGTAAGCTTTGGAAGTGGAACAGTTACTCTGTCCTTGAGCTTTGAGGAGTCCAGAAAGAATTCTATGAAGTAGGGAAGTGTCTTTTGGTGAGCAGAGGGCCTTGTCAAAACCTGAGTTGGTGTTGCATTCTTTGTTGGTTGGGTAGTTTGTAGCAGAAATTATGATATTAAAAGCTTTGATGTATTCAGAATGGTGACACAGCATAGGTGGCCAAGATTCCATTATATTACAATAATCTGTGTTGTTCATTATGAGGACATTTGAAAATGCTGAAAATCGTCATACATAATTTACTGCGTTTTCTTGAATAGAATAGCCCATTCAAGTCATTGTTGAGCAGACATTAATTAGTAATACTTTCCATACCAATTGTCAATAACAATAGATTCACATTGTCAAAGTTCAACTATGACCTGTAAAATACATGAGGTATAACAGGAGACAATAAAACTATGTAATTCACTCTGATCGCAGGACTAAGGCCTACTAATGTAGGCTATATCagtctctttcctgtctctcatTAGGCCAGTGTTTAACAACCCTTGTCACTCAGTACCCACGACAGAACAcaattttgttgtagccctggacaaacacacctcattcaactcattgagggcctgatgattagttgacaagttgaatcaggtgtgcttgtccagggttacaataaaaatgtgtactgttgggggtacttgaggaccagggttgggaaacattACATTAGGACTACTGTAGGTTCTTCAATATGGTGTCATACTACTGTCTAGTTGTTTTCTGCAAGTGTTTATTTCACCAAGTAACTGCACATGTTAGACCTATACACTGGAATAAAAGGTTTGTTTTCACAATGCATCCAATGACAATAAAATCACCATATGCCAAAGAAGAGAAGCATCAGAGTCTGCAATAAGTAGCCTATTAGTGGAAGCTCATCAGATGTAGGCAAGTAGTGGAAGCCTATCATTGCATCAGTCTGTCTGGGGACACATGGAGAAGAGGCTTTTATTTcagccctgcactaacacaccttTGGTATCCTGGCGTTCACACATTTTGTTTGTGCATGCTGCCACCTaatgtgtagtagtgtgtgtttAATTACATAACATTTTGTGGTACAAAAAGGAAGAGGGTAAAAGGAAAACATTGCACCACCAACTAACACCTATATACCACTGTtatataccaccaactaacaCCTATATACCGCTATtatataccaccaactaacaCCTATATATATCACTATtatataccaccaactaacaCCAATAAACCACTATTATATACCACCAACTAAAACctatatatcattattatataccaccaactaacaCCTAAATACTGCTATtatataccaccaactaacaCCAATAAACCACTATtatataccaccaactaacacctatatatatatcactattATATACCACCAACTAAAACCTATATATCACTATTATATACCACCAACTAACGCCAATAAACCACTATTATATACCACCAACTAAAACCTATATATCACTATTATATACCACCAACTAAAACCTATATATCACTATtatataccaccaactaacaCCTATATACCACTGTTATATACCACCAACTAAAACCTATATATCACTATtatataccaccaactaacaCCTAAATACCGCTATtatataccaccaactaacaCCAATAAACCACTATta
Encoded here:
- the LOC139388622 gene encoding extracellular calcium-sensing receptor, with amino-acid sequence MRFYLYYLVLLSFSSVISTYGPHQRAQKTGDILLGGLFPMHFGVTSKDQDLAARPESTECVRYNFRGFRWLQAMIFAIEEINNSSTLLPNITLGYRIFDTCNTVSKALEATLSFVAQNKIDSLNLDEFCNCTDHIPSTIAVVGASGSAVSTAVANLLGLFYIPQISYASSSRLLSNKNQFKSFMRTIPTDEHQATAMADIIDYFQWNWVIAVASDDEYGRPGIEKFEKEMEERDICIHLSELISQYFEEWQIQGLVDRIENSSAKVIVVFASGPDIEPLIKEMVRRNITDRIWLASEAWATTSLIAKPEYLDVVVGTIGFALRAGEIPGFKDFLQEVTPKKSSHNEFVREFWEETFNCYLEDSQRLRDSENGSTSFRPLCTGEEDIMGAETPYLDYTHLRISYNVYVAVHSIAQALQDILTCIPGRGLFSNNSCADIKKIEAWQVLKQLRHLNFSNSMGEKVHFDENADPSGNYTIINWHRSPEDGSVVFEEVGFYNMRAKRGVQLFIDNTKILWNGYNTEVPFSNCSEDCEPGTRKGIIESMPTCCFECTECSEGEYSDHKDASVCTKCPNDSWSNENHTSCFLKEIEFLSWTEPFGIALALCSVLGVFLTAFVMGVFIRFRNTPIVKATNRELSYLLLFSLICCFSSSLIFIGEPQDWTCRLRQPAFGISFVLCISCILVKTNRVLLVFEAKIPTSLHRKWWGLNLQFLLVFLFTFVQVMICVVWLYNAPPASYRNHDIDEIIFITCNEGSMMALGFLIGYTCLLAAICFFFAFKSRKLPENFTEAKFITFSMLIFFIVWISFIPAYFSTYGKFVSAVEVIAILASSFGLLACIFFNKVYIILFKPSRNTIEEVRCSTAAHSFKVAAKATLRHSSASRKRSSSVGGSCASTPSSSISLKTNDNDSPSGQQRIHKPRVSFGSGTVTLSLSFEESRKNSMK